In Bacteroidales bacterium, a single genomic region encodes these proteins:
- a CDS encoding helix-hairpin-helix domain-containing protein, whose translation MILKRLFILSSTLLVFTLQIKAQIADRDVINNLIEEIAEASDEELDYTLLYEDLYYFARNPLNLNTATREDLERFQFLSDFQIEDILEYQRTSGEMHSIYEIQLLESFSAKEIGQLLPFITVAKKGVKQMPDFKRALKYGRNSIFLRTQFNIQKGKGFVYDDNAFELNPDTNLYMGNRLKFYTKYQFDYKRKIRFGFVTEKDPGEQFFKETQKQGFDYYSVHLQVDDVWKFKTITLGDFQARFGQGLVSWSGMSTGKSVYVMSIKKKYDGLRKYSSTDENKFFRGAGATLRLKNFDITGFFSLKNIDGNRTLTDTVTNQIDFEGTFQTTGLHRTPNEVFDKHSVSELVYGGNIKWNKPWFKLGATYIQYSFSEELQKDQIYNQFAFQGNKGMNASIDYQANYKNFIFFGEEAISHSGGYALLNSVMIKLAPQMSLAVLQRYIAKDYQAYYAAGFGEQSNTINENGMYFGTEISPVRKVKVSAYYDLYKIPWLRYRAYAPSAGDEFFSQIDYSLSRYVNMHVRYKQESVLKNSSDDFTGAVPLVQTLKKEFRYHITYSLSRNLVLKNRIAFAKFDKEGEDIETGFMFYQDVNYKFETFPLKLNFRLAFFDAAYNARIYTYENDILYGYSIPGLSGQGIRTYLTLKYTVIKDFIDIWLRYANYSYSDRDIIGSSLDEIQGINKSEVKFQIRIKF comes from the coding sequence ATGATACTAAAAAGATTATTCATATTATCATCAACACTTCTGGTATTTACCTTACAAATAAAAGCTCAAATTGCAGATAGAGATGTAATTAATAATCTTATAGAAGAAATAGCAGAAGCAAGTGACGAAGAACTCGATTATACATTACTTTACGAAGATTTATATTATTTTGCCCGAAACCCTTTAAACTTAAATACGGCAACAAGAGAGGATTTGGAACGATTTCAATTTCTTTCCGACTTTCAAATTGAAGATATTTTAGAATACCAAAGAACTTCCGGTGAAATGCATTCAATATACGAAATACAACTTTTAGAAAGTTTCTCGGCAAAAGAAATAGGACAACTTTTACCCTTTATTACTGTTGCAAAAAAGGGAGTAAAGCAAATGCCCGATTTCAAAAGAGCATTAAAATACGGAAGAAACAGCATCTTCTTAAGAACACAATTTAACATACAAAAAGGGAAAGGCTTTGTATATGACGATAATGCTTTTGAGCTTAACCCCGATACAAATTTGTATATGGGCAACAGGCTTAAATTTTACACAAAATATCAGTTCGATTATAAACGAAAAATAAGATTCGGGTTTGTAACAGAAAAAGATCCCGGAGAACAATTCTTCAAAGAAACTCAAAAGCAAGGGTTTGACTATTACAGCGTACACTTACAAGTAGATGATGTTTGGAAGTTCAAAACAATTACTTTGGGCGATTTTCAAGCTCGTTTCGGTCAAGGTTTGGTTTCTTGGTCAGGTATGTCAACAGGAAAATCTGTATATGTAATGTCAATAAAAAAGAAATATGACGGGTTAAGAAAATATTCCTCAACAGACGAAAACAAATTTTTTAGAGGAGCAGGAGCAACTTTAAGGTTGAAAAATTTTGACATTACCGGTTTTTTCTCTCTCAAAAACATTGACGGAAACAGAACACTTACCGATACCGTAACAAACCAAATTGATTTTGAAGGCACGTTTCAAACAACCGGTTTGCACAGAACCCCAAATGAAGTTTTTGACAAACATTCTGTTTCGGAATTAGTTTACGGCGGAAATATAAAATGGAATAAACCATGGTTTAAACTCGGAGCTACATACATACAATATTCTTTCAGCGAAGAACTTCAAAAAGACCAAATATATAATCAATTTGCATTTCAAGGAAACAAAGGAATGAATGCAAGTATTGATTATCAGGCAAACTATAAAAACTTTATTTTTTTCGGAGAAGAAGCTATAAGTCATTCGGGAGGATATGCATTACTGAATTCTGTTATGATAAAACTTGCTCCGCAAATGTCTTTAGCTGTTCTTCAACGATATATAGCAAAAGACTATCAAGCATATTATGCTGCAGGATTCGGCGAACAATCAAATACAATTAATGAAAACGGTATGTATTTCGGAACGGAAATCAGCCCTGTCAGAAAAGTTAAAGTATCAGCTTATTACGATTTATATAAAATACCTTGGCTAAGATACAGAGCATACGCACCGTCGGCAGGAGATGAATTTTTCTCGCAAATAGACTATAGTCTCAGCAGGTATGTAAACATGCACGTCAGATACAAGCAAGAATCTGTATTAAAAAATTCATCAGATGATTTTACGGGTGCCGTACCGCTTGTGCAAACATTAAAAAAAGAATTCCGATATCACATAACATATTCTCTTTCAAGGAACTTAGTATTGAAAAACAGAATTGCATTTGCTAAATTTGATAAAGAAGGAGAAGATATTGAAACAGGATTTATGTTTTATCAAGATGTGAATTATAAATTTGAAACATTTCCCTTAAAATTAAATTTCAGACTGGCATTTTTTGATGCAGCATATAATGCACGAATATATACTTATGAAAATGATATTCTTTACGGATACTCAATACCGGGTTTAAGCGGACAAGGAATAAGAACTTACCTGACTTTAAAATATACAGTTATTAAAGATTTTATTGACATTTGGTTGCGTTATGCTAATTATTCATATTCTGACAGAGATATAATAGGATCCTCACTTGATGAAATTCAAGGAATCAATAAATCCGAAGTAAAATTTCAAATAAGAATTAAGTTTTAA
- the aspA gene encoding aspartate ammonia-lyase has product MSHATVRLINIGAQYVSGHSREEHDLLGYRNVPDEYYYGIQTLRARENFNISGISISFYPDIVIAFAMVKKAAAKANNEIGLLPDDLTEAIVFACDELLHGKYHKEFVVDMIQGGAGTSTNMNANEVITNLALVYMGKEKGEYKFIHPNNHVNLSQSTNDSYPTSVKIALKNSSIKLNKELKLLVNSFKKKSEEFNHILKMGRTQLQDAVPMTLGQEFGAYATTLEEEITRITRNADLMLNVNMGATAIGTGINADPRYSSIVIKYLREITDLDITLAENLVEATQDTGGFVMFSSALKRLAIKLSKIMNDLRLLSSGPRAGLNEINLPAVQPGSSIMPGKVNPVIPEVVNQIAFKVIGNDITVTMAAEAGQLELNVMEPVIVQSLFESIEMLKNGMSVLRYRTIEGITANEEHIENMVRNSIGIVTALNPVIGYENSSSIAKEALETGKSVYDLTLERGLLSEEELKKILSPENMITPHKLK; this is encoded by the coding sequence ATGAGCCATGCAACGGTTCGCCTTATTAATATCGGAGCTCAATATGTTTCCGGACATTCACGAGAAGAACATGATTTGTTAGGTTACAGAAATGTTCCTGATGAATATTATTACGGAATTCAAACACTTCGTGCAAGAGAAAATTTTAATATTTCAGGAATAAGCATCAGTTTCTACCCTGACATTGTTATTGCATTTGCAATGGTTAAAAAAGCAGCGGCAAAAGCAAATAATGAAATAGGATTATTGCCTGACGATTTAACCGAAGCAATTGTGTTTGCCTGTGATGAATTACTTCACGGAAAATATCATAAAGAATTTGTAGTTGATATGATTCAAGGAGGTGCGGGAACATCTACAAATATGAACGCTAACGAAGTTATTACAAATTTGGCTTTAGTTTATATGGGCAAAGAAAAAGGCGAGTATAAATTTATTCACCCCAACAATCACGTAAATCTCTCACAATCAACAAATGACAGCTATCCTACATCTGTAAAAATTGCTTTAAAAAACAGCAGTATTAAACTTAATAAAGAGTTGAAGCTGTTAGTTAATTCATTTAAGAAAAAATCCGAAGAATTTAACCATATTCTAAAAATGGGCAGAACCCAACTTCAAGATGCCGTGCCTATGACTTTAGGCCAAGAATTCGGTGCTTACGCAACAACCTTAGAAGAAGAAATAACAAGAATAACAAGAAATGCAGATTTAATGCTGAACGTAAATATGGGAGCAACTGCAATCGGAACCGGCATCAATGCAGACCCGAGATACAGTTCTATTGTAATTAAATATTTGAGAGAAATTACCGACCTTGATATAACACTTGCAGAAAATTTAGTTGAAGCAACACAAGATACCGGAGGATTTGTTATGTTTTCCTCAGCATTAAAACGTTTGGCAATTAAATTATCAAAAATTATGAATGATTTAAGGCTACTGTCTTCCGGGCCGAGAGCAGGTTTAAACGAAATAAATTTACCTGCCGTTCAACCCGGTTCGTCAATAATGCCGGGCAAAGTAAACCCTGTAATTCCGGAAGTAGTAAATCAAATTGCTTTTAAAGTTATAGGTAATGATATAACTGTTACGATGGCTGCCGAAGCAGGTCAGTTAGAACTCAATGTTATGGAGCCGGTTATTGTCCAAAGTTTATTTGAATCTATCGAAATGCTGAAAAACGGAATGTCGGTTCTTCGTTACAGAACCATTGAAGGAATTACGGCAAACGAAGAACATATTGAAAATATGGTCAGAAACAGTATCGGAATTGTTACGGCTCTTAATCCTGTTATCGGTTATGAAAACAGCAGTTCAATTGCAAAAGAGGCATTGGAAACAGGAAAAAGCGTTTATGATTTAACATTGGAACGAGGTTTGCTTTCAGAAGAGGAACTTAAAAAAATTCTTTCCCCCGAAAATATGATTACACCTCATAAGCTTAAATAA
- a CDS encoding MFS transporter: MTDKIKQSLRESKGARWTALILASLSIFGAYYFNYALSSIKPMLESILGWNSEDFGTYTSAYAWFNVFLFMLIFSGFILDKLGVRKTGLGATIIMFLGTALNYWAVKHQFAEGAVINIPLLGAMKTQVFLSSMGFAIFGVGTEAIGITISKAVVRWFKGKEMALAMGMQMSIARLGTLLALAISLPLAKNFTVTAPILFALIVMIMGVVSFTLFSILDKKLDKSEESIKEEVSADDEFKVKDILLIIGNRGFWYIAILCVLFYSAVFPFLFYATDLMINKYNVSPYLAGTIPALLPFGTLFLTPLFGGIYDKYGKGATIMIVGSLILIFVHGILAIPALTLWWVAAVMVIILGIGFSLVPSAMWPSVPKIIPEKQLGTAYAVIFWIQNIGLLFIPLILGTVLNTTNPDVSPNKIVVKDAIEKAFNEVLIGDNFTTEDIDKAVEKATGTAVDSIVQYADYVPVPIKDVDTESVKSEIYLSISQEINSVNFSDKKENILDNVIQIGKSNAFKVIEKEKLNIRYDYFYDMLIFLGLSILALLFAFMLKYEDKRKGYGLELPNIKKEEV, translated from the coding sequence ATGACTGATAAAATAAAACAATCATTGCGAGAATCAAAAGGAGCAAGGTGGACTGCCTTAATTCTTGCCTCATTATCAATTTTTGGTGCATACTATTTTAATTATGCTTTATCTTCCATTAAACCGATGCTTGAAAGTATCTTGGGTTGGAACAGTGAAGATTTCGGAACCTATACATCAGCTTATGCTTGGTTTAATGTGTTCTTATTTATGCTTATCTTTAGCGGTTTTATTCTTGATAAACTCGGCGTAAGAAAAACAGGTTTAGGAGCAACTATTATAATGTTTTTGGGTACAGCTTTGAACTATTGGGCTGTTAAACATCAATTTGCTGAAGGTGCGGTAATCAATATTCCTCTTCTCGGAGCTATGAAAACTCAAGTATTTCTTTCTTCTATGGGGTTTGCAATTTTTGGTGTAGGAACAGAAGCTATCGGAATTACAATTTCAAAAGCGGTTGTTAGATGGTTTAAAGGAAAGGAAATGGCATTAGCAATGGGTATGCAAATGTCTATTGCCAGGTTAGGGACATTACTTGCTCTTGCAATATCATTGCCTCTTGCAAAGAATTTTACTGTAACAGCTCCTATTTTATTTGCATTAATTGTAATGATAATGGGTGTTGTATCGTTTACTCTTTTCTCTATTTTAGATAAAAAACTTGATAAATCAGAAGAAAGTATAAAAGAAGAAGTTTCAGCTGATGATGAGTTTAAAGTTAAAGATATTTTATTAATAATAGGCAACAGAGGATTTTGGTATATTGCAATTTTATGTGTGTTGTTTTATTCGGCAGTATTCCCGTTTTTATTCTATGCAACTGATTTAATGATTAACAAATATAATGTAAGCCCTTATCTTGCGGGAACTATTCCGGCATTATTACCTTTCGGAACCTTGTTTTTAACTCCTTTATTCGGAGGGATATATGACAAGTATGGCAAGGGAGCAACAATTATGATTGTCGGATCATTAATATTAATTTTTGTTCACGGAATATTAGCAATCCCGGCTTTAACATTATGGTGGGTTGCTGCAGTAATGGTTATTATTCTTGGAATCGGATTTTCTCTTGTTCCTTCTGCAATGTGGCCTTCAGTTCCGAAAATTATTCCTGAAAAACAATTAGGTACTGCTTATGCCGTGATTTTTTGGATTCAAAATATTGGTTTGTTGTTTATTCCTTTGATTTTAGGGACTGTCTTAAACACTACAAATCCGGATGTTTCACCAAATAAAATTGTAGTAAAAGATGCAATTGAAAAAGCATTTAATGAAGTTCTCATCGGAGATAATTTCACAACAGAAGATATTGATAAAGCAGTTGAAAAAGCAACAGGAACAGCAGTAGATTCTATTGTTCAATATGCCGATTATGTTCCTGTGCCCATTAAAGATGTTGATACTGAAAGTGTTAAGAGTGAAATTTATCTTAGTATTTCTCAGGAAATAAACAGTGTTAATTTTTCTGATAAAAAAGAAAATATTTTGGATAATGTAATTCAAATAGGAAAAAGCAATGCGTTCAAAGTAATTGAAAAAGAAAAGTTAAATATAAGATATGATTATTTCTATGACATGTTAATATTTTTGGGACTTTCTATATTGGCACTCCTTTTTGCATTTATGTTAAAATATGAAGATAAACGAAAAGGCTATGGTTTGGAATTGCCGAATATTAAAAAAGAAGAAGTATAA
- the dut gene encoding dUTP diphosphatase — translation MKLKIVNKSKHQLPEYETVLSAGMDLRANIVKPVILKPLERALIKTGLFIELPEGYEAQIRPRSGLAYKHGVSIVNSPGTIDADYRGEIGVILVNLSDKDFTIQDGERICQMVIAKHEKAELIEVDILNETKRGAGGFGHTGK, via the coding sequence ATGAAACTAAAAATTGTTAATAAATCAAAACATCAACTTCCCGAATATGAAACAGTTCTGTCGGCAGGAATGGATTTAAGGGCAAATATTGTTAAGCCTGTAATTTTAAAACCTCTCGAAAGAGCTTTAATAAAAACCGGATTATTTATTGAACTTCCGGAAGGTTACGAAGCACAAATACGCCCCAGAAGCGGTTTAGCATACAAACACGGAGTGAGTATCGTAAACTCTCCCGGAACAATTGATGCAGATTATCGCGGAGAAATAGGAGTAATTTTAGTAAATTTATCTGATAAAGATTTTACGATTCAAGACGGAGAAAGAATTTGCCAAATGGTTATTGCAAAACACGAAAAAGCAGAGCTTATTGAAGTTGATATTTTAAATGAAACAAAAAGAGGTGCCGGCGGTTTCGGGCATACAGGAAAATAA
- a CDS encoding non-canonical purine NTP diphosphatase codes for MKLVFATNNKHKLEEVKTIIDNKLELLSLKDIKCFEEIPETQNTIEGNASQKANYIYGKYKINCFADDTGLEIDALNGAPGVYSARYAGKNCSFEDNVNKVLSELNNVSDRQARFKTVISLIINGKEFQFEGIIKGKIIKEKRGTSGFGYDPIFLPEGYNKTFAGLSSEIKNKISHRGIATNKLAEFLKTF; via the coding sequence ATGAAACTTGTTTTTGCAACAAATAACAAACATAAACTTGAAGAGGTTAAGACGATAATTGACAACAAACTTGAACTCCTCAGTTTAAAAGATATAAAATGTTTTGAAGAAATTCCGGAAACTCAAAATACAATTGAAGGAAATGCTTCTCAAAAAGCAAATTATATTTATGGAAAATATAAAATAAATTGTTTCGCAGATGATACAGGACTTGAAATAGATGCTCTGAACGGAGCTCCGGGTGTTTATTCCGCAAGATATGCAGGAAAAAATTGTTCTTTTGAAGATAATGTAAATAAAGTTCTCAGCGAGTTAAATAATGTTTCTGATAGACAAGCAAGATTTAAAACTGTTATTTCTTTGATAATAAACGGTAAAGAATTTCAATTTGAAGGTATTATAAAAGGTAAAATCATTAAAGAAAAAAGAGGAACCTCCGGGTTTGGTTACGACCCTATTTTTTTACCCGAAGGTTACAACAAAACCTTTGCAGGACTGTCATCAGAAATAAAAAACAAAATAAGCCATAGAGGAATTGCAACAAATAAACTTGCGGAATTTTTAAAAACTTTTTAA
- a CDS encoding T9SS type A sorting domain-containing protein yields the protein MIYSIRLILISVIFFVTNTVSFSQVKVGEWREHFSYRKTSCVADAGDKVYVAGELAVFSFDKEDGSIERLSKVNGLSDAEIQTIAFNKANNSLVIAYKNSNIDILKDNIIYNLSDIKRKQISHSKTINKITFIGNTAYLSCGFGIVLLNTEKLEFSDTYIIGENASYLNINDISLFNNNLYAATDIGLYYADINEGNLSDYRNWHLVTNIPDYQYKINILNSFNGNLFANQINPATDNDTLYFLNNNNWNIFNENFDNIKSVTNTENNIVITQKGLLKIYDTSFNLVKTVDWYPLISGVSTWTDMRFGITDENLNIFIADNLHGLVQTNFGYFESSLPDGPSDNYTAKAETFNGTLITTNGNNKATGWRAPVYNIFKDEMWETYGISNDTAMNFFSIEINPNNPDNVFIGSWGYGIFEFDNNVWTKSYNNTNSSLQAISGYDYGFIRISDLTFDNNNNLWVANQHTGEPISVKTKDNEWQSFNFNGSITNYYPEEIITTQNNTKWVVLGESKGILAFNDNNTPLDKNDDDYKLFSPVTSEGEPVSNTIFSVEEDKSGNIWVGTGEGVVIYYNPDDVFTESIYADRIQLTSYGNDTTEQYLLSTDVITDIETDGADRKWIATQNSGVFLVSDNGKEEIHNFNKYNSPLISNSINDIAINHKSGEVFFLTDKGMMSYRSDATKAGETFGNVYVFPNPVRPDYSGLITVTGLADDVNVKFTDISGNVVFETNSLGGQAIWNGQTFNGRKVSSGVYLVYSTNDDGSQTFLTKLLFLN from the coding sequence ATGATATATTCTATTCGTTTAATCTTGATTTCTGTTATTTTTTTTGTGACAAATACTGTTTCCTTTTCTCAAGTAAAAGTAGGAGAATGGAGAGAACATTTTTCTTATCGCAAAACTTCGTGCGTTGCAGATGCCGGAGATAAAGTATATGTTGCAGGAGAACTTGCCGTGTTTTCTTTCGATAAAGAAGATGGAAGCATCGAGCGACTGTCAAAAGTTAACGGCTTGTCTGACGCTGAAATTCAAACAATTGCATTCAATAAGGCAAATAACTCTTTAGTAATTGCTTACAAAAATTCAAATATTGACATTCTAAAAGATAACATAATCTATAACCTTTCTGACATTAAAAGAAAACAAATAAGCCACAGTAAAACTATTAATAAAATTACATTTATAGGAAATACGGCATATTTATCATGCGGTTTCGGCATTGTTCTTCTGAATACCGAAAAATTAGAGTTTTCTGACACATATATAATAGGAGAAAACGCATCATACTTAAACATTAACGATATCAGTTTATTTAATAACAATTTATATGCAGCAACGGACATAGGTTTGTATTATGCCGATATTAATGAAGGCAATCTTTCCGATTACAGAAATTGGCATTTAGTTACAAACATTCCTGACTACCAATACAAAATCAACATTTTAAATTCTTTTAACGGAAATTTATTTGCCAATCAAATCAACCCGGCAACTGATAATGACACCTTATATTTTCTGAACAATAATAACTGGAACATTTTTAATGAAAATTTTGACAATATTAAATCTGTTACAAATACTGAAAATAATATAGTTATTACACAAAAAGGGTTACTGAAGATATACGACACTTCATTTAATTTGGTGAAAACAGTTGATTGGTATCCTTTAATTAGCGGAGTATCAACATGGACAGATATGAGGTTCGGAATTACCGATGAAAATTTGAATATATTTATTGCTGACAATTTACACGGATTAGTTCAAACTAATTTCGGATATTTTGAATCTTCACTTCCCGACGGACCGTCAGACAATTACACTGCAAAAGCGGAAACCTTTAACGGAACATTGATTACGACAAACGGAAACAATAAAGCAACCGGGTGGCGTGCTCCCGTCTATAATATATTTAAAGATGAAATGTGGGAAACATACGGCATTTCAAATGATACTGCAATGAACTTTTTTTCAATAGAAATTAACCCGAATAATCCCGATAATGTTTTCATAGGTTCATGGGGTTACGGAATTTTTGAATTTGACAATAATGTTTGGACAAAAAGCTACAATAATACAAACAGTTCTCTTCAAGCTATTTCCGGATATGATTACGGGTTTATACGAATAAGTGATTTAACTTTCGACAATAATAACAACCTTTGGGTTGCTAACCAACATACAGGAGAACCTATTTCTGTTAAAACAAAAGATAATGAATGGCAAAGCTTCAATTTTAACGGAAGCATAACAAACTACTACCCTGAAGAAATAATTACAACACAAAACAATACAAAATGGGTTGTTTTAGGAGAAAGCAAAGGCATTCTTGCATTTAATGATAATAATACTCCGCTTGACAAAAATGATGACGACTATAAATTATTCAGTCCGGTTACAAGTGAAGGAGAGCCTGTTTCAAATACTATTTTTTCTGTTGAAGAAGATAAAAGCGGGAATATTTGGGTAGGAACAGGCGAGGGTGTGGTTATTTATTATAATCCTGATGATGTATTTACCGAAAGTATTTATGCCGACAGAATACAACTTACATCATACGGAAATGATACTACCGAGCAATATTTATTAAGTACCGATGTTATTACGGACATTGAAACGGACGGAGCCGACAGAAAGTGGATTGCTACACAAAATTCAGGAGTATTTTTGGTTTCGGATAACGGAAAAGAAGAAATTCACAATTTTAATAAATATAACAGCCCTTTAATTTCAAATTCAATTAATGATATTGCAATAAACCATAAATCCGGTGAAGTTTTTTTCTTAACCGATAAAGGAATGATGTCTTACCGAAGTGATGCCACAAAAGCCGGAGAAACATTCGGGAATGTTTATGTTTTTCCGAATCCTGTAAGACCTGATTATTCAGGATTAATTACCGTAACAGGTTTGGCTGACGATGTAAATGTAAAATTTACCGACATCTCCGGAAATGTTGTTTTTGAAACAAATTCTCTCGGCGGACAAGCAATTTGGAACGGGCAAACTTTTAACGGAAGAAAAGTAAGTTCCGGAGTTTATCTTGTATATTCAACAAATGATGACGGAAGTCAAACTTTTCTT